A section of the Capra hircus breed San Clemente chromosome 23, ASM170441v1, whole genome shotgun sequence genome encodes:
- the ANKRD66 gene encoding ankyrin repeat domain-containing protein 66 — MELTKLSDMTKLHQAVAAGDYNSVKKILKKGLCNPNYKDVDWNDRTPLHWAAIKGHMEVLQLLIEHGARPCLVTDVGWTPAHFAAESGHLNVLKALHALHAAIDAPDFFGDTPKRIAQIYGQKACVAFLEKAEPQCREYRQASRRMGLQLDQRDEDWDAKKRELELSLPSWNKNTNKKKSKKTGGPSRLSNTKERGA, encoded by the exons ATGGAATTGACCAAACTGTCCGACATGACAAAGCTCCACCAAGCTGTGGCTGCAGGGGACTACAATTCAGTGAAAAAGATTTTGAAGAAAGGTCTCTGTAACCCAAACTACAAGGACGTGGACTGGAATGACCGAACCCCACTTCACTGGGCTGCGATCAAGG GACACATGGAGGTGCTACAGCTCCTGATAGAACACGGAGCCCGGCCGTGCCTGGTAACTGATGTGGGCTGGACCCCCGCTCATTTTGCAGCTGAATCAGGCCATCTGAACGTGCTCAAAGCCCTCCATGCCTTGCATGCCGCCATCGACGCCCCCGACTTCTTTGGAGACACGCCAAAGAGGATCGCACAGATCTATGGGCAGAAAGCCTGTGTGGCATTCCTGGAAAA GGCTGAACCCCAGTGCCGGGAATATCGCCAGGCCTCCAGGCGGATGGGGCTGCAACTCGATCAGCGAGATGAAGACTGGGATGCCAAGAAGAGGGAGCTGGAGCTGTCTCTTCCTTCCTGGAATAAAAACACTAATaagaaaaagagcaagaaaactggaggccCCAGCAGGCTCAGCAATACCAAGGAGAGGGGAGCATGA